The region CTCTGGAGTCTGTAAACATCAGGCAGAACCCATCATGTTTGTATAATGAATAAGGCAGAAACAGAAGAGTAGAGAATACGTCCAGCATATACCGTGATGTAAGTGCAGTCAGGCGGCTGTCCTCCATTTCCTCATAGGCCTCCCCGTGTCTGTTAAACTCTGGCCAGCCCTCGGGCCATCGGACTGCATCCTTGAACATATACACAGAGTGTACACTCACAGATCTCTAGCTTTATGATGTAATACAGTGTAAGCATACTGACATTTcaatttgatttgtttgtgtgtgtatgtgtggattaTAATTTAATCTCTAACCTTATTCCTCTCTCGTCGTTCCTCCTCTTGCCTCTCAAGTTCTGCAATTCGCAGGCTCAGGGCCTCCCAGTGCATGATGGGTAAGTCCAGGTCATCTTCAGGGGAGCCTTCCTGCCATTCCAACGCTGCACCCTCAGCATCCTCCTCTGTTTCatcactctccttctcttctcctctctccctctctctttctttctctccatccaTTAGCTCTGAACACTTCCTCGAGATGCAGTCCTAAGACACATAAAACATGTTATTAAGTGTTTCAGAGAATACTGTGAAGTTCTTtggaaaataaaaatgtaaccaCCTTCAATTAGCCCTAAAAGTAACGATAAACAACAAGAACAACAAACAGTTTCTCATGAAAATGTGACTTGCAAGCTAAGTCAATTGAGCAATTTAAAGAATCCACAATTTAGAGAATCCACAGTAAGCGTCTTTTAGTCTACAATACCAGAATACAAAATACATTACAGTGATTACATATACATTACAGTGATTGACACTATCGAGGTAGGGGGAGGGGATGTGACTTTTCCCAACAAAGCTACTCTGCCCAACTTAATCACATTCGGTCATATATTGAAGAACTGTCAAGATTTAGAACCCGTATAAAAATTCAGCTCGCCTACCTATATGTCTAGGTGGAATTTTTTATGAAGCGGTTGCTGTTGTTTTACAagttgtgctgtcaaactggtCGCCAACTATGCCTTTATGTTCCCATTGCTTTCCAAAAAGTTACTCTCCTCTTCGTCGTCCCGTCACGCGCCCTTGTCTTCCTTCGTTGTTTTCACTCTTTTCACAGCGCGGTTCGATTTATTTGAAAAATCCCCATAAGTTAGGCAGCCTTATTAACAAACTGTATGTTCATGTAAAATAAGACAGTTAATATCCAAATGGATTAGATGATATGACAATCCTCAGGCCGGACAAAAACCTCAAGAATTTTGCAACGTTTTGTTACATTGGAACGTGAGGGGAGGAGAAAAGGCGAGGAGTCCTGAAAGGAGAATCCCCAGGTGTCCGATTTCAGTGTTTCTACAGTGTTTCTATTTTTCCCTCCCTGGAATCCTAGAATTCATTATTTTTTACCTGATTCGTTGTTTATGAATGTAAATGTCATATACGAGTCCACAAGAAATACTAATTTGGCTTCTCTAGAAAAGTTGCCTGAAAACAGATGGAGATTGACAGACAGCATTCAGAGGCATGTCCAGGCTTGGGTTAAGACACGCATGTTCCGTAAAACCAGTGAAGAAGTCTGACAAAATAGCCAAATTATATCATGTGGTTGAAACGAATGCAtgcttattttatttatttatttatttaattatttattaatttacttTGGCGGACATTTCAATCTACTTAGTGCCAGAAAGTTTGTACTTATTTCAGTGGCAAATAAATagattgaaatataaattgacataaaaacataaaataaacagcatatgaaacatgaaaacacacatacataaattctACAAAATAAGGGAATAGTTCTACGTAAAAACTGCTATGCTGTGATTCGTGAACAATTTACGTGTGCGCCTTGCTTGAACGCAGCCTTGTATTGCATTTCCGGTTCCTCAAAGTCAGGTGACCGAAGCAAGTTGCTGTTGACTTTTTAGTACGTATACTGAAGTCTGTTAAAACTagattttaaatatataaatgacgATTACTTGAAGTTTTGGACTGGTTACATCTTTATTGAGAGACGCTCCAGGATTACAGGAAACTAAAAGGTGTTTCTCTGAAAATGACTTCTCTTTTATTTTGTGGTCCAAAACTGTCAGCATGTTTGTTGGTGTTGAGTATTTGGGCAGTCATTATGATGGTAAGCATGTGATCTTTCTCTTAAATAAATGTAAGTTTTCAGATCTAAGCTAAGATTAAGGATTACAGAAGGACTACTGATTTGAGTGTGACATCAAAATAAGCATTATGAAATTGTAACTAACCTATGCTTACTGTCACAAACCTATTTTGGACATTATTATATGATCTGAAACGTTAAAAGGATTAATAAGAATAGTCATGTGTCAACTATAATGTCAAGTGTCTTATCAAGATGTGGAAAACATAAGAGATATTGGTCaaaaggcaggagaaatgtagcCAGcagtttttgggtttttttttatgaagAGCTAATTCCCTTTGTCTGTTTGTCTTAGGCAATGTTGGGGATTTTCTTCTCCACACATTCAGCTTTGCTGCTCGAGGATGTGCCTTTCACAGAAGAAGACATCCATGATGAGTATGTTCTCCGGTCATCTCTCATTATGGAAAGATGTGTTAGGCTACATGTCTCATACTTACCAGACTTACATAGTCTACAATTATGCATTTgtcagtgcgtgtgtgcgcatgtcaTACACAAGAGTGTTAAAGGCCAGACAGAACGACAGATGGATGGAAGTGTGCTGTACCAAGTTTGTAACGGAAAATATTTTAATGCAAATTAATTAAAACTAAGGTTTTATGCACATTTGAATATTGCCAGAGattattcattattttaacTTTAATCAGTCCTGATCAATGTGAAAGGTGTTTTTTGCATCATTTACAAACTGACTTTTTCATTTCTCTGCACAGACAAACTGCACTGCAGAACATTCATAGACTTTTCAACCAAGTTGGCTACAACTGCTTCATTGCTGCTGCAATCTATGTAGTGGTCGGATTTGTGTCCTTCTGTCAGGTCCGACTGAATAAACGCAATGAGTATCTTGTACATTAGCAGCTGTTCACACCCCATAAGTGGTGCACATAGCTGGCGATATGACCTTACTGTATTTTCTGTACTGCATAATTTGATTAAAGAAACATTTGCCTTTTCTTGTAAATGATGATGCGGTAATATAGGAGGAAATTGCTACAGCTATTTAAGGTGTAATCGGACCCAACATGCTGAGACCCTCTGTGCCATTTTTGGGTTGGAAATCCTCAGGTTAAAGTCACAGAATAAGTGCCTTAAGTATGAAGTTGATTTCAATACAagaatattgtattttattaataGTTAGCCCAAGTACCTTGTTTACTTTTCATATCTTGCCTGACTATGGACCAATTGTCCTACAAATGTTAAGACAGAAACATGTGCCTCTGAGTTTGATTGATTGCAATAAAGGTTTGCATGTACAAGAAAATCCCATAAATGTATGTTTATATGTTATTAACATTTAGATATAAGCACAGTGTATAAATGATAAAAGTTTACAATGGATTCAACTTTTCAGTGCATTAGAAATGATAAAAGTTCATAATGGCTTCATCTTTTCAGCACTCACATTGAAATTCAACATTTCTGTAATTTTTAATAACTCCAGCCATGTTCCGTCTTGGTGGCAAATGATTGGAAATAACATATCATAGTAATACAAGTACATCATGTAGCAATGTTTGGGAAAAAAAGTAAATTCTCATACCCAAAAATTCTAGTCATATGTACACCCATTTAAGAAAAAAATCTATTGACAGAGCAGGGATGATTATGGCAGGTAAGAAGAGGTGGGAGAGAACACTGCAATAATAAGCAATCCTTTTGTCAATCTTAGCAAGTCTCTCCTATGAACCTTCCATGTATATTATACATGTATCTTTATCCAAACAATATCAGAAAATCACAGACTTTCCCTACAAGGAGTAAATATCAAAATGGTTCAGATGTAGGCCCTGTTTCTCAAAAGCATGTCCAGTGTCATACCATGTAACACTGATGTTTTGGTTACAATGCGCTTGGTAAACCTCATCCCATTCAGACATATTTATATAGTAATACTGTTCTCTATTTGGCTGGGACACAAATAGAGATACTGTAATTCCAGGCCTTTATTCTGCCTCAGAATCTCCTCCTCAACTTCTTTCAGCTCCTCCCTGAAGCTGTCAATCACCCGTAGTGCATCAGGTTCAGTGAAGTAGTCCTCTGTGTACTGTGCCAAGGGTATCTgatagagaaagggagagggaaagagaaataaATCAGTTGGATCGTTTCATAATTAGGTTTGTACATCACTGAAGAGGCAGTGTGCTGTCATCCTTTCAAGGTGTGAGATTAATTAAAATGGGTAAATGTGCCATTGGAGAGGATCTGTGGTATTCCATTATTTGAGATTCAGTGTCTGCAAGCAGCAGCTTGATTTCTGTTTTGAGTCGGCGGACGGATTCTAGAAATGTGACATGAGACATGAAAAGAGGAAGCACGGATTAAGAAGATTGTGTGGCTTGGAAAGATGGCGTAAAGAAATGACACCCAGACTCAGCTGTGCTGAAAGGGAAAGAAAACGCCATCAAAGAAAACATGACAGTTTGGTGATATAGAGAGTATCGATTTTAGTCCAAGTACAGCTGACGATGGTTTAAAGTTCTGATTCAGTTAGTTATTTTGGACAGGCAAGTTATGATCTCATTGTTGAGATTTATAAACCAGCGCACGTGTTCACTGGATGTGTTGACGCACCGCATCTGGCTGTGCTCTTCCTAAATGCCATGTGATTGCCATCTGCACACATGACTGGCTGATATCTGGCAGTGTATCGATGATCAGCCCCATAGTGACTGCATCCTTATCTCTGGGTGGAGGTTGACGCATGGTGCATGGGGTGTTGGGTACCCATGCACACCAGTCAAACTGGAGTGCGCACatgcggacacacacacacacacacacacacacacacacacacacacacacacacacagagtgaaaaAACAAGACAAATGGGCTATTTGAACAGTTCTGAAAACACATGAAAGGTAATGAAAACATGACTAACAACAGATTATAACACTTAGGCATTCATTATTATGTGCAGTGGGTATGAGTGCAAGCCATAAGAAATATGCTCTGTAGAACCAAATAACTGTTTGAATATGGTTAATTTATGGGAAATGAGCAACAAAAAGATCACAAATGGCTAAGCTCCAGCAAAACAATGCTTCTCTACACCATTTACATTTATAGTATTTACCAGATGCTCACAACTTAACCATATACAAATGTTTCATAGCTTTGCTGGTATACAGGGTCTGAGTACTATTATGCCAGAACCCTGTGAGAGGCTAAACACAAGGAATGTACATTCAAAGAAGAGAAGTAATGGTAATTATTAATGTGCTTTTATGTGGATATGGTAGTCTACATTTGAAAACTTTTGTACAGACAATTACGGGAAGTTAATTTCATCATCTGGGAGCTAGTACATGAAGTCTTAAGACATTCTCTTCTCAGAGAATGGTAGCTGGTTGTTTCAAGACCATGCCTAGATTTCTTGTATTTTCTGATGATGATGAATGAGTTCTCATAAAGATGGTCAGACCTTGCAGGGAGGAATTCCTGGGAATATGTAATAGTCCAGCCTTTATTTACAGAGGATGGTCCCATCTCTATAAATACAGGCTCTGCCCCTTATCATCAAGACATACTGTATTAGGAAAGTAATGTCGTGAAGAGCCAATATCTTATATATCTTATAAAGGAAAACAACACGTACCTGCCCATTATTAGTGGCTGCATGTTGTGCTGTGCTGACAAAGATCACCACACTCAGCAAAGTGATCAGCTCCTCTCTTGTCTTGAGGTCATTAGCTAGTCCTGTCACACAATGACACAGAAGAGGGAGCACCTTAGCTGCTCTGTAGGAGGATTAACACGTTCGTGTTCAATACGACTGTTTTGGGCCCTGACCAAACTGAGGCACGTCTATGAATCCTTCTTCAGTCACTTCGTTGATCCAGGCCTGCAGTTCCGTGTCCTCCTGCACATCGCTGTCATTGTTGTAGTACAGAGACATCATGCCAGAGACAAACCTGCAGGGAtgaagaggggggggagagggtgCACCTGGTCAGTCCAGGTGTTGCAGTGGAGAGATTCATTTTTACACTGCGAGCACAAGCGACCGCGGAAACACTCACTTGTGGATGGCGTCCCACAGCAACAGCACATGGTCTCTGTAGAAGTAGTCTTTGAGTTTGGTGACTCCACGGTCCATGAAATCAAAGCGGGGCTGGAGAGAGCGGTAGGTCAAGACCTTATAGCCCCTCTGAGCCAGAGTCAGCAGGCCGTCCCCACCTGTGGACACCACCTAAACAGAGAGAACACCTACTTAGCTGCCGCTCGTGTGAATACCTCATAGCAAACAATACGCCATAGATATGGAAAAAACTAACTAGGACCTGGCACTGGACTAGAGGTGCAGAGTTTCTGGAATGACAGGTTATCATGAGTACAACTCAAGTGCGCCAAACTAGGATATTTTCTGTATGAACCTGCAATTCCAAAATGTGTCACAAGGTGGCAATACATCTCTCATAAGAACCAAGAGGCTTTTTGTTGTTATTCCAGGTTATGTCCAGCATGTAAAGTGTAAAGAGCCAGCATTTCTCAAGAATAACGGTCCAATACAAAAGAACGGTGCaatttttctgttgttttaccaTGATTCCCTTATTTTATCATCACAAGTTTTAGTATATGAAATGCCAGGTTCATGGTCAATTAGATAAAGGACTCAGGTGAAACACGTGAGTGCTCAAGTAATCAATTAAGCACATCAATCAAATGAGATATTCTTGGGGAAAGATTTGATTTGcactgattaaaagggagaggaCACCAACCAAACCACTGTCATTCCAAGGCGTAAAGCACACAGGTCAAGGCAGAGAGTAAAGGAGACATCCAAGGATATCAGGAAAAAGGAGGTGacagcccatcagtctggggaaAGCTATGAGACCATCTCCAAAATATTCAAGCTCCATCCAtcaaatcatttacaaatggagggCACTTGGCAGGACCGGAACTCTGTCCAGAAGTGAATGGTCATCAAAACCAATTGCCAAGAAGTAgcagaataataataattcaggtaaaggACGACCCACACATCGGCTCCAGAGAGTTGCAGACTTCTCTGGcagcatctgggataaatgAACATGCATCGACAATCAGTTGAAAAATCAGTAGACATGGCATTTATAAgagagttgctagaaggaagcttctgctctcaagaaagaaaaagttcttttaaattTTGAGAAGTCCAAATTTTGGCCACAATCAAAGTCAAGTCAAGAGATTTTTCTCCAAACAGGCATCATGTTTGGAGAAAAATCAACACTGCTTATAAAACAAAGAATTtcctcccaacagtgaagcatggtggtggaaatgtgaaggtctgggccTGCTTTTCTGACTCTGCACCTGGACAACTCCATAGCCTATTATCCAGGTAGCATCGATTCCGAGGTCTATCAACAAATTCTTCACCAGAACCTCGTGCCATcagtcagggagttgaagctgGGACGGAAATTGATAATTCAACAAGACAACGACCTGTAGAATTCAAGCAAAACTACTAAAGAATGGCTTGAGAAAGAAGATTTGCATTCTGTATTGGCCATAGAAATACTGTGGCAAGATCTGAATCGGGCGGTACATGACGGATGTCCCTCCAACTGGCAGAGTTCAACACACCCCCATTTGTGTTTACAGAAGACatttggttgaagtaatggctgcaaaaggaggtGCCACAAGCTATACTACGAGTTCACAATACTTTTGCACTTGGCAGATTTTCAGCTTCTGGAGAGAGAAATTACTTTTGctgaataaataataatgaaaatcTATATCCTTTTTTTCTGTGTGTCCCTTATTTGGAAGGTCTTGTTACGTGCCTTGACGTTAGGGTGTTGTTTTGTGCTAGCGGTTTGTTTTACAGATCGTCCACTAGAGGGCGATGTAAGAAGAAAACGGAGGAGGCGCCAGAGGAAATGTGACGCATCTGTGTGACTGGATTATCCACCTCCCGAAATTACACGTCCTTTTCAAGAGTATACGCATGTCATAGTGGCCTGTGGTATGTTTCCAGTCACCAAGCGGTCATTTTCCAATACGTAGTCTAGTTTAGCTATTCCTGGTTAGATGTCTGTAGTTTTCTCGTAAGCCGTCTCGAGTCGTTTATAAATAATTAATCGCTCAGAGGTTAGTGGATTCTTAATTGCGCCTTAGGAGTAATTACTGATATTGATGAATGTTGTGGTAGGTTAGAACTTGCAACGAGATGTTAGACTATAACTTTATTAGTGTTACATCTTAGTTAAACTTCTCTTTTAGGTTGTGTCCTTAATTAGCTAAATGTTTGAGCAcattacaaaaatacaaaaagggGGTGATACAGGTTTTCCCCAGGGTTAGATACTTTCTCTCCAGGCTCGTATCATTAGCTTTTCAAGAATGCTACAAGAATGTGACTTATTTAGGATGGGCCGTCACCCTCAGGCACTGAATCTGTAATGTCCTTTGTCTGCCTCCTGAGTAGGAACAGGATCAATACTCATCTAGTCTTGACTTGAACTGGGTGTGATGACCCCTGTCTTTGCAGTGTGTTGCAAACAAGTAGTCCATCATTAACTCACGCCAGAACAAGAACAAGTATTTTATAACCAATCCAGATGTAGCCAGTGGGCTATTTCAAGCTGTCTTGCCTGGAAGATGAAGTTTGTTACACCACATGTTCCACATATGAAAATGAGTGTGAGATTCAGTATTATATTAAATATAGTACTGTATTCTTCCAATAGACCATAGTTTGGGGAATGTGTAGAAAGTGTTGGAGTAAGTcagtgtcaggtgtgtgtgtgtgtgcgtgcctgccAGCCTGAGGGGTTGCCATGTCAGTCTCTGGGAGTTGAGTAGTCTGATGGATTTGGGGAAGAAACTGTTCAACCATCAAGCCATGAGGGCCTGAATGATTTGGTACCTTTTCCCAGATGTCATAGGGACAACCAGGTCTAGCACCTCTATGCAGATCTAGTCGCCACATATATTGGCTTGTAGAATAAGCACACATTAAGCTGTCCTCCTTGCCCGACGTGCACCTTTCTTGCGGTTCTGCGGGTGTGCAGTGAGAAAGGAGACTCACCCTTTTAAAGATGCCGTCTGCAGAAATGAGCTGCGTGCGTGCACGGCAGTTAATCTCCAATGTGTACTTCAAGTGAGGACCAAGCAGCTGGagaagaaggggggggggggggagaccgACACTGAaatgtatgttttatgtttccCTTCGCTTTGACTGACCCTTTTGTCCTGGTCTTGCACCAACCTTGTATACAGGATGGACCGCAGACAGCTGACGCAGTGTAGCTATACagatcacctccaccaccaggtGAGTACTCAGCAGGTGGGAAAGCACCTGGAAGACCTGGAACTCAGCATGACGGACCCAGATTTTAGCCAATAGCCAGGCTAGGGGCGGGTCATTAGGGAGGAAGATGGGAGTGTCCATGCTTGGATCCTGCTCAAGCTGAGGGaacagagacaggagagaggatcGTTTGGCCATCCAGTTGTTCTCGTAGCTATCATTTCCGTAGAACCGAACACATAATACCTGAATAGCAATGGGAATGAGGCCGTCGTCCGGATGCTCATACAGCAAACAAAGAGGAGCTGCTATGTGCTGCTTCTGATTTCTGATTGAATTCGCAGGAATGCCATCCATCACAGCATGGTCAACCAGAAACACTTTCCCATCCTTTAGACAgggagcgagcgagagagagagaaagagagagagagagagagagagagagagagagaacatcagTAACAGTACAATTGTCAGCTGTATGACTATTGGTATATGACTATGAATATGACAGACTGCAGTGCCTGGTGCACATGAATCTACTGTAGAGTCAGTACCAAGTACTAGTACTAGTACCAACCTTGATCTCTTTGTCcagtgttgtgttggggcctAAGAACTGCTGCACCATGTCTCCAGTCACATGGAAGTTTGAAGGCAGTTCCCTGCATCTCTCGATCATTCGTGGATTTGAGCCATTCAGGAACTGATAGCCAAAAAACCAGTCTTCTCTCCAGTGTTTCATAGTGTACTCTAATTACATTTTAAGGTGCCATATTAGTATTATGATAAATTGTACTCAACAAATTATAATTGCC is a window of Brachyhypopomus gauderio isolate BG-103 chromosome 14, BGAUD_0.2, whole genome shotgun sequence DNA encoding:
- the rnaseka gene encoding ribonuclease kappa-A; protein product: MTSLLFCGPKLSACLLVLSIWAVIMMAMLGIFFSTHSALLLEDVPFTEEDIHDEQTALQNIHRLFNQVGYNCFIAAAIYVVVGFVSFCQVRLNKRNEYLVH
- the alox12 gene encoding arachidonate 12-lipoxygenase, 12S-type, encoding MEYKVTVATGTTEYSGTNNYVYVTLVGERGESERTLLDNPGLDLCRGAVDDYTVRSSAHLGRILMVRLEKKKYWVEDNWFCRYVKVTWPGAHDTITFPCYCWLVGDVKVEVREGTAKKPCDDTLPQERAHRTAELQERRKMYRWQQWAPGLPKCIDAKTEADLPQDARFANEKRSDFERSLQLALLELSLKKLVLKFGRSWNDLDDFKRIFWNLKSSTAEYTMKHWREDWFFGYQFLNGSNPRMIERCRELPSNFHVTGDMVQQFLGPNTTLDKEIKDGKVFLVDHAVMDGIPANSIRNQKQHIAAPLCLLYEHPDDGLIPIAIQLEQDPSMDTPIFLPNDPPLAWLLAKIWVRHAEFQVFQVLSHLLSTHLVVEVICIATLRQLSAVHPVYKLLGPHLKYTLEINCRARTQLISADGIFKRVVSTGGDGLLTLAQRGYKVLTYRSLQPRFDFMDRGVTKLKDYFYRDHVLLLWDAIHKFVSGMMSLYYNNDSDVQEDTELQAWINEVTEEGFIDVPQFGLANDLKTREELITLLSVVIFVSTAQHAATNNGQFDWCAWVPNTPCTMRQPPPRDKDAVTMGLIIDTLPDISQSCVQMAITWHLGRAQPDAIPLAQYTEDYFTEPDALRVIDSFREELKEVEEEILRQNKGLELQYLYLCPSQIENSITI